Proteins encoded in a region of the Solanum dulcamara chromosome 9, daSolDulc1.2, whole genome shotgun sequence genome:
- the LOC129904453 gene encoding glucan endo-1,3-beta-glucosidase, acidic-like → MMANFSLFVFAAMLITYLQIKEAQSVGVCYGRNGNDLPSAQDVVNLYKSNGITRMRVYDPIPETLSALKDSNIQIILCIPNDKLQALTEPKEAYNWIVANVISYFKQVRIRYISVGNEISPVNNGTSQFVPFLLPALENLQLVITAFRLKNRVKVSTAIETGLLANTYPPSQSTFREDVSGFINPIIEFLKQNNAPLLANIYPYFAYIGDPDHVALSYALFTQQSPDPSGYSNLFDAMLDSIYYAIEKAGGENNIEIVVSESGWPSDGGGVGVSIDNAATYYRNLISHVKSNAGTVHKPGKAIETYLFAMFDENLKIGAETEKHFGVFHPDKTQKYNLTF, encoded by the exons ATGATGGCTAACTTTTCCTTGTTTGTATTTGCTGCTATGCTAATTACATACCTACAAATAAAAg AGGCACAATCTGTTGGAGTGTGTTATGGGAGAAATGGAAATGACTTGCCATCAGCTCAAGATGTTGTAAATCTTTATAAATCTAATGGCATAACAAGAATGAGAGTCTATGATCCAATTCCTGAAACACTCAGTGCTCTCAAGGATAGTAACATTCAAATCATTCTTTGCATTCCTAATGACAAACTTCAAGCCTTAACAGAACCAAAAGAAGCTTACAATTGGATTGTTGCCAATGTTATAAGTTATTTTAAACAAGTCAGAATCAGATATATAAGTGTTGGAAATGAAATATCTCCTGTCAATAATGGAACATCTCAATTTGTTCCCTTCCTTCTCCCTGCCTTGGAAAACCTGCAACTAGTGATTACCGCGTTCAGACTAAAGAATCGTGTAAAGGTCTCAACAGCTATAGAGACCGGGCTATTGGCGAATACATATCCACCATCTCAATCAACATTTCGCGAAGACGTGAGTGGTTTCATCAACCCGATTATTGAGTTCTTGAAACAGAACAACGCGCCTTTGCTAGCAAATATTTATCCGTATTTTGCTTATATTGGTGACCCTGATCATGTTGCACTCTCTTATGCACTATTTACGCAACAATCACCCGATCCATCGGGGTATTCTAATCTATTTGATGCTATGTTGGATTCAATTTATTATGCAATTGAGAAAGCTGGTGGTGAAAATAACATTGAGATTGTAGTTTCTGAAAGTGGATGGCCATCTGATGGTGGTGGTGTTGGGGTAAGTATTGATAATGCTGCCACTTACTATCGAAATTTGATTAGTCATGTGAAGTCAAATGCAGGAACTGTTCACAAGCCAGGAAAAGCTATAGAAACTTACTTATTTGCTATGTTTGATGAAAATTTGAAGATAGGAGCAGAGACTGAGAAGCATTTTGGAGTATTCCATCCTGATAAAACTCAGAAGTATAATCTTACTTTCTAG